One window from the genome of Ananas comosus cultivar F153 linkage group 13, ASM154086v1, whole genome shotgun sequence encodes:
- the LOC109719090 gene encoding non-specific lipid-transfer protein 4.1-like yields the protein MSGRSSAPLTAAALLLGVLLLAAPAAEALTCGQVVSFISQCLQYARGPGTSPPPAACCSGVKGLNNAAQSTPDRQTACNCLKKAAGTVTGLKAGLVAGIPQQCGVNVPYAISTSTDCSKVR from the exons ATGTCCGGCCGCTCTTCCGCACCGCTTACGGCCGCGGCGCTGCTGCTGGGCGTGCTGCTGCTGGcagcgccggcggcggaggcgctGACGTGCGGGCAGGTGGTGTCGTTCATCTCGCAGTGCCTGCAGTACGCGCGAGGCCCGGGCACCAGCCCGCCGCCCGCGGCCTGCTGCAGCGGCGTGAAAGGGCTGAACAACGCCGCGCAGTCGACGCCCGACCGGCAGACCGCCTGCAACTGCCTGAAGAAAGCCGCCGGAACGGTCACCGGGCTGAAGGCCGGCCTCGTCGCCGGCATCCCCCAACAGTGCGGGGTCAACGTCCCCTACGCCATCAGCACCTCCACCGACTGCTCTAA GGTGCGCTAA